A window of Pueribacillus theae contains these coding sequences:
- a CDS encoding PspA/IM30 family protein — MVFKRLRDLTTATIHEWMDQMEDPVAMLKQYMRDMEKEISKAEEAITKQKTLAQKFQMQADEARKLMAKRAGQAQLALKADEEELARQAMHGKIQYEEQVKQYEKLQAEADEQVQALMKQLSDMKERYQLLKDRKNALIARAQAAKTKENMTTTMARFDSDSIAHGFSRIEERIMELENRTEVMDKSHSFEARAVKLEHNEAVEEELKKMKESV; from the coding sequence ATGGTATTTAAACGTTTAAGAGACTTAACAACAGCTACAATTCATGAGTGGATGGATCAAATGGAAGACCCGGTTGCGATGTTAAAACAGTACATGAGAGATATGGAGAAAGAAATTTCAAAAGCTGAAGAAGCGATTACGAAACAAAAGACGTTGGCACAAAAGTTTCAAATGCAAGCAGATGAGGCGAGAAAGCTAATGGCAAAACGTGCCGGACAAGCGCAGCTTGCACTTAAAGCAGATGAGGAAGAACTTGCAAGACAAGCAATGCATGGAAAAATCCAATATGAGGAACAAGTAAAGCAATATGAAAAATTGCAAGCAGAAGCAGATGAGCAAGTTCAAGCGTTAATGAAACAGCTATCCGACATGAAAGAACGTTATCAACTTCTGAAAGATCGTAAAAATGCGTTAATTGCTAGAGCGCAAGCCGCAAAAACGAAGGAAAACATGACAACGACAATGGCTAGATTTGACAGTGATAGCATCGCACATGGTTTTTCAAGAATCGAAGAAAGAATCATGGAGTTGGAAAATCGCACAGAAGTAATGGATAAAAGCCACTCTTTTGAAGCAAGAGCTGTAAAATTAGAACATAATGAAGCGGTTGAAGAAGAATTGAAAAAAATGAAAGAATCGGTTTAA
- a CDS encoding NADPH-dependent FMN reductase, with protein MKILGVSGTITGSKTKIVVERALDYVKKIDQNIEVELLDLKTYNLQFCDGRDPKSYTGDTKKVIDMVAGADFYIIGTPVFHGTMPGTLKNLFDLIPVETLKDKVIGFIAVGGNLKHYLMIENQLKPIAGYLRAFVAPNYVFVHNDDFRNSKIINEDILTQIFNLSKEVIMLQKGIKTNFVKENIY; from the coding sequence ATGAAAATTTTGGGTGTTAGTGGAACGATCACTGGCTCAAAAACAAAAATTGTTGTTGAAAGAGCTTTAGATTATGTTAAGAAAATTGATCAAAATATAGAAGTTGAACTATTGGATTTGAAAACATATAATTTACAATTTTGTGATGGTCGAGATCCAAAGAGTTATACTGGGGATACAAAGAAGGTCATTGATATGGTAGCAGGCGCTGACTTTTACATTATCGGTACACCGGTTTTTCATGGAACCATGCCAGGCACACTCAAGAATCTTTTTGATTTAATCCCAGTTGAAACGCTAAAAGACAAAGTAATCGGCTTTATTGCTGTTGGCGGGAATCTTAAACATTATCTTATGATTGAAAATCAACTAAAACCAATCGCGGGTTATCTTAGAGCATTTGTTGCCCCAAATTATGTCTTTGTTCATAATGATGACTTTAGAAACTCCAAAATTATAAATGAGGATATATTAACGCAAATTTTCAATCTTTCCAAAGAAGTCATTATGTTGCAAAAGGGAATCAAAACTAACTTTGTAAAAGAAAACATTTATTAA
- a CDS encoding C40 family peptidase, which yields MLHINGKGLIKKITISATLAGAFTFASYIGDFEFNHNIASASQMNTNQILKVGSRGGDVKNLQSKLKVKADGIYGPATKNAVMKFQRSKKLSVDGIAGPQTLRALNGSKASATNASKQTKAVKSSTLLRNGSRGQAVKNLQSKLKNLNYLHSKVDGIYGSGTANAVRAFQRANGLAADGIAGPQTLRALNNGKAAKKSQSKSSGSTAKASNLVSTAKSVIGSKYKYGGTTPSGFDCSGFLNYVYKKNGVKVPRTVSQIRASSKRVSSPKAGDVVFFNTTGKGPSHAGIYLGNNQFIHSGSSTGVTISSLNNSYWKPRYIGAGSVL from the coding sequence ATGTTACATATAAATGGAAAAGGGTTAATTAAGAAAATTACAATTTCAGCAACTCTAGCAGGGGCGTTTACTTTTGCATCGTACATAGGGGACTTTGAATTTAATCATAACATCGCTTCAGCAAGCCAAATGAATACAAATCAAATATTAAAAGTTGGGTCTCGCGGGGGAGACGTCAAAAATTTACAATCAAAATTAAAAGTAAAAGCCGATGGCATATATGGTCCTGCGACAAAAAATGCCGTCATGAAATTTCAACGAAGTAAGAAGTTATCAGTTGACGGAATCGCAGGGCCACAAACGCTTCGTGCATTGAATGGTTCGAAAGCATCCGCAACAAACGCGTCCAAACAAACGAAAGCGGTTAAAAGTTCTACTTTATTACGTAATGGAAGCAGGGGGCAAGCTGTCAAAAATTTGCAGTCGAAGTTAAAAAACCTTAACTATTTACATTCAAAAGTTGACGGCATTTACGGATCAGGTACAGCTAATGCAGTACGTGCATTTCAGCGTGCAAATGGCTTGGCGGCTGACGGCATAGCAGGTCCACAGACTCTTAGAGCACTCAATAATGGGAAAGCTGCCAAAAAATCACAAAGCAAAAGCAGTGGCAGCACGGCAAAAGCTTCAAATCTTGTCTCAACAGCAAAGTCGGTTATTGGGTCAAAATATAAGTATGGCGGAACAACGCCTTCCGGTTTTGATTGCAGCGGATTTTTAAACTACGTATACAAAAAGAACGGCGTAAAGGTTCCCCGTACCGTAAGCCAAATCCGTGCTTCTTCAAAGCGTGTCAGCAGCCCTAAAGCTGGAGATGTTGTCTTTTTCAACACTACAGGTAAAGGTCCATCTCATGCAGGCATTTACTTAGGCAACAATCAATTTATCCATTCTGGTTCTTCGACTGGTGTAACGATTTCCAGCTTGAACAACAGCTACTGGAAACCACGTTATATCGGAGCCGGCAGCGTATTATAA
- a CDS encoding DUF4349 domain-containing protein: MSYGKEEKTGDEMKNSLRITAFFFLLIMFTACSNSSEKSAEDHAGLMRNEIHSVEVDEDRAEIAQTEESKEATDVPMKGKRKIIYTAHMDIVVPDYNESEKKISEIVEKEKGYIVNSHVNQGEHNEKSGSITVRIPQGSFQSFLDSVEKISTEVTDQSVDGEDVTEEYVDLEARLKAKMSVKKRLETFMEQAETTKDLLAVSEQMGKVQEEIEQIEGRLNYLKNQSDYSTVTVSITEKSIKVGELGSKDLNTWTRSKQLFVTTIHFIFTGVSGAVVFLLGLSPILVPIAIIVVGLYLYIRRKKRNEKASRD, translated from the coding sequence GTGTCTTATGGAAAAGAAGAGAAAACAGGTGATGAAATGAAGAATTCGTTGAGAATAACCGCATTTTTTTTCTTACTGATAATGTTTACTGCATGCAGCAACAGCTCTGAGAAATCAGCTGAAGATCATGCGGGGCTGATGAGGAACGAAATCCATTCAGTGGAAGTTGATGAGGATCGTGCAGAAATTGCTCAGACAGAAGAAAGTAAAGAAGCCACGGATGTTCCAATGAAAGGTAAGCGTAAAATAATTTACACTGCACACATGGATATTGTCGTACCTGACTATAATGAATCCGAGAAAAAAATTAGCGAAATCGTAGAAAAGGAAAAAGGCTATATTGTGAATTCACACGTCAATCAGGGGGAACATAATGAGAAAAGTGGCAGTATCACTGTCAGGATTCCACAGGGATCGTTCCAATCATTCCTAGACAGTGTAGAAAAAATCAGTACTGAAGTAACGGATCAGTCGGTAGACGGGGAAGATGTGACAGAGGAATATGTCGATTTAGAGGCTCGTTTAAAGGCAAAAATGAGTGTCAAAAAAAGACTAGAAACATTTATGGAGCAAGCGGAAACAACAAAGGATCTTCTCGCGGTTTCGGAACAGATGGGGAAAGTGCAGGAAGAGATCGAACAAATTGAAGGCAGATTGAACTATCTTAAAAACCAAAGTGATTATTCAACAGTTACGGTATCCATTACTGAGAAAAGTATAAAAGTTGGCGAACTGGGTTCTAAAGATTTGAACACATGGACGCGCTCCAAACAATTATTTGTAACGACAATTCATTTCATTTTCACAGGTGTTTCAGGAGCTGTTGTTTTCTTACTAGGCCTTTCACCAATTTTAGTGCCAATTGCTATAATTGTTGTTGGTTTATACTTGTATATAAGACGTAAAAAAAGAAACGAAAAAGCAAGCAGGGATTAA
- a CDS encoding AMP-binding protein: METITLDKTFGDLLNSASSTWGDSKAIIYNEKSYTYLNLNNITDLLAKGLLSYGVQKGDKVALWLNNSPEWFFFYYAIAKIGAVIVPINTRFRSNDLEYVLKQSDSSLLVLGNSYRNANYYEILKGITPELEHSIPGQLKAEKLPRLRKVISVGFLSTSTISFKDLIDRGKQISNDELRKRESEVSPEDLFAIYYTSGTTGFPKGVMHSHKMIINMNNVAERLQMKSSDKILLFLPLFHVYASQVGLTAACTRGACIVLMEAFESGKVIKLIKEEKVSILYGFDSMYLDIMNDPNFNQKSIKSIRVAMCSGTKGILEKVVKKNDFKVVNSYGMTESTGVTSLTFLDDSDDTIISKNGYPLPGISIKIVDPYTKQTLSNGNSGEICVKGHSVMLGYYNKPIETKEVLTEDGWLYTGDKGYIDELGYLHLSGRIKDIIRVGGENVDPIEVDAVLISHPAVFKACTIAVPDERLTEVCASFVQLQVNKNKINEEELISYCKTKIASFKVPRYIFIVDEFPTTTTGKVQNFKLKQMAFKLLENKKAKSSEV, from the coding sequence ATGGAAACGATTACTTTAGACAAAACATTCGGTGATCTTTTAAATAGTGCTTCGAGTACTTGGGGAGACTCAAAAGCAATTATATATAATGAGAAATCTTATACGTATTTAAACTTGAACAACATTACTGATTTATTAGCGAAAGGATTACTTTCCTATGGTGTACAGAAAGGAGATAAAGTTGCTTTATGGCTAAATAATTCTCCAGAATGGTTTTTCTTCTATTATGCAATAGCTAAGATTGGCGCTGTTATTGTTCCTATCAATACGAGGTTTCGTTCAAATGATCTAGAATACGTTCTTAAACAGTCAGATTCTTCCCTATTAGTTCTTGGAAATTCATATCGGAATGCAAATTATTATGAGATATTAAAGGGGATTACCCCCGAGCTAGAACATAGCATTCCGGGTCAATTAAAAGCTGAAAAGTTACCTAGACTACGAAAAGTGATTTCAGTTGGTTTTTTATCTACTAGTACTATTAGTTTTAAAGATCTTATCGATAGAGGAAAACAAATTAGCAACGATGAACTACGTAAAAGAGAATCGGAAGTAAGTCCTGAAGATTTATTTGCTATTTATTATACATCTGGGACAACTGGATTTCCTAAAGGCGTAATGCATTCCCATAAAATGATAATTAATATGAACAATGTTGCCGAACGCCTTCAAATGAAGAGTTCTGATAAAATTTTATTGTTCCTACCTCTATTTCACGTTTATGCTAGTCAAGTCGGGTTGACTGCAGCTTGTACTAGAGGAGCATGTATTGTTCTTATGGAGGCATTTGAATCAGGAAAGGTAATAAAATTAATTAAAGAAGAAAAAGTTAGCATTTTGTATGGATTTGATTCTATGTATTTAGATATTATGAATGATCCCAATTTTAATCAAAAATCTATTAAATCAATAAGGGTAGCAATGTGCTCCGGAACAAAGGGAATATTGGAAAAGGTAGTTAAAAAAAATGATTTCAAAGTAGTTAATTCATACGGTATGACAGAATCAACGGGAGTAACTAGTTTAACATTTTTAGACGACTCTGACGATACTATTATTTCAAAAAACGGTTATCCTTTACCAGGCATTTCAATAAAAATTGTAGACCCTTATACTAAGCAAACCCTAAGTAATGGAAATTCAGGAGAAATATGTGTAAAGGGTCACTCTGTTATGCTTGGTTACTATAATAAACCTATAGAAACAAAAGAAGTTTTAACTGAAGATGGATGGCTATATACAGGGGATAAAGGTTATATTGATGAGTTAGGTTATCTACATCTCTCAGGTCGTATAAAAGATATTATCAGAGTTGGTGGAGAAAATGTAGATCCAATTGAAGTAGATGCTGTTTTAATAAGCCATCCGGCTGTCTTTAAAGCATGTACAATAGCAGTACCTGATGAGAGATTGACAGAGGTATGCGCATCTTTTGTACAGTTACAAGTAAATAAAAACAAAATAAATGAAGAAGAATTAATTTCTTACTGTAAAACAAAAATTGCTAGTTTTAAAGTTCCTAGATATATATTTATTGTGGACGAGTTTCCAACAACTACAACAGGAAAAGTTCAAAATTTTAAATTAAAACAAATGGCTTTTAAGTTGTTAGAAAATAAAAAAGCTAAAAGTTCAGAGGTATAG
- a CDS encoding LiaF transmembrane domain-containing protein — MKWTFKSFIGLALLALGGVIFLNVLGFQGGWFIRTLLAIFIVGYAFKKIKQAESSTQKGFGIAVLLFGILMFFGAVHIIFGLLFGLVFIYFGLKMMGKNSKRATKEPLEVYGNTAAINEDAFDIEWNKKMNNKGE, encoded by the coding sequence ATGAAATGGACATTCAAATCATTTATCGGGCTTGCTCTTTTAGCCTTGGGAGGAGTCATCTTCCTAAATGTTCTCGGCTTTCAAGGCGGATGGTTTATTAGAACCTTATTGGCAATTTTCATTGTTGGCTATGCCTTTAAGAAAATAAAGCAAGCCGAGTCATCGACGCAAAAAGGATTTGGAATAGCTGTTCTTCTGTTCGGTATTCTCATGTTTTTCGGAGCGGTTCATATTATTTTTGGCTTGCTTTTCGGACTTGTTTTCATTTACTTCGGATTGAAAATGATGGGCAAGAATTCGAAAAGAGCTACTAAAGAGCCGCTCGAAGTTTATGGTAATACGGCAGCAATTAATGAAGATGCATTCGATATTGAATGGAACAAAAAAATGAATAATAAAGGAGAATGA
- a CDS encoding MaoC/PaaZ C-terminal domain-containing protein has protein sequence MGLYYEDFEIGQSFTSVSRTITESDVVQFTGLSGDFNPLHTDEEFAKNTPFETRIAHGALGFSVMTGLMDRLGIFTGTALAFLGIENWMFLKPILIGDTIHFEMKILNKRLTSTKERGIIFREVTVYNQRKETVQKGQLNIMVKCYPKNIT, from the coding sequence ATGGGATTATATTATGAAGATTTCGAGATTGGCCAATCTTTTACGAGTGTTTCAAGAACTATTACTGAATCTGATGTAGTACAATTCACTGGATTATCAGGTGATTTTAACCCACTACACACTGATGAGGAATTTGCAAAAAATACTCCTTTTGAAACTAGAATTGCACATGGAGCACTTGGATTTTCTGTTATGACGGGGTTAATGGATCGTTTAGGAATATTTACAGGAACAGCATTAGCTTTTTTAGGTATTGAAAATTGGATGTTTTTAAAACCTATATTAATTGGAGATACAATACACTTTGAAATGAAAATATTAAACAAAAGATTAACTTCGACAAAAGAAAGGGGAATAATATTTCGCGAAGTAACGGTTTATAATCAAAGGAAGGAGACTGTTCAAAAAGGACAATTGAATATTATGGTCAAATGTTATCCGAAAAACATTACATAA
- a CDS encoding HAD family hydrolase, whose protein sequence is MIKAVMFDLDDTLLWDDRSINEAFEETCAAAAKKYELDPKKLEESVKKEARELYSTYETFEFTKMIGINPFEGLWGNFLDDTDDFRKLNQVVPAYRKDAWTNGLKALGIDDKELGAKLGELFPKIRRQKKYVYDETYAILDSLNDNYKLLLLTNGSPDLQNEKLRGVPELSPYFDHIIISGSFGRGKPDKGLFQHALEKLGVANNEAIMVGDKLTTDILGANQAGITSVWINRNNLTRSDDIIPDYEIQSLNEIPSIIEAVNKASKA, encoded by the coding sequence ATGATTAAAGCTGTAATGTTTGATTTAGACGATACGCTTTTATGGGATGATCGAAGTATTAACGAAGCTTTTGAGGAAACGTGCGCAGCTGCTGCAAAAAAGTATGAGCTCGATCCAAAAAAACTGGAGGAATCAGTAAAAAAAGAAGCTAGAGAACTATACTCAACTTATGAAACATTTGAGTTTACAAAAATGATCGGGATCAATCCTTTTGAAGGACTATGGGGTAATTTCCTAGATGATACTGATGATTTCCGCAAACTTAACCAAGTCGTTCCAGCTTATCGTAAAGATGCCTGGACAAATGGCTTAAAAGCGTTGGGAATCGACGATAAGGAGCTCGGAGCAAAACTAGGGGAATTGTTCCCTAAAATTCGCCGACAAAAAAAATATGTTTATGATGAAACGTATGCCATCCTTGATTCTTTAAACGACAACTATAAGTTGCTCCTGCTTACAAATGGCTCACCTGATTTACAAAATGAAAAACTAAGAGGTGTACCCGAATTATCTCCTTACTTTGATCACATTATTATTTCAGGCAGCTTCGGGCGCGGAAAACCGGATAAAGGCCTTTTCCAACACGCGCTTGAAAAGCTTGGCGTCGCAAACAATGAGGCCATCATGGTCGGTGATAAATTAACAACCGATATTCTCGGGGCAAATCAAGCCGGCATTACTTCGGTCTGGATTAACCGCAACAACCTCACACGTAGCGATGACATTATTCCTGACTATGAAATTCAATCATTAAATGAAATCCCCTCAATCATTGAAGCCGTAAACAAAGCAAGCAAGGCTTAA
- a CDS encoding TetR/AcrR family transcriptional regulator has protein sequence MVSEKKINLINSAVHLFEKQGYMQTSVQDIVEHANVTKGSFYYYFDSKEDLLYLIHDEFIEYELKKVTEITELPNLSCTEKLKRMIEATWKSIALYKEKVTIYLLERRFITAEKNKLIKQKRDKFEDCFVNILKEGIKSGEFDPTINPKLIAFSILGMSGWGIHWYRQDGELSIEEIAKIHQNMILKGISI, from the coding sequence ATGGTTTCAGAAAAAAAAATAAACTTGATTAACTCTGCTGTACATTTATTTGAAAAACAGGGATATATGCAAACATCGGTTCAAGACATAGTGGAACATGCTAATGTCACGAAAGGGAGTTTCTATTATTACTTTGATTCAAAGGAGGATTTACTTTATTTAATACATGATGAATTTATTGAATACGAATTAAAAAAAGTAACTGAGATTACAGAACTTCCAAATTTAAGTTGTACAGAAAAATTAAAAAGAATGATAGAAGCCACGTGGAAAAGTATTGCTTTATACAAAGAAAAAGTAACCATATATCTACTCGAGAGAAGATTCATTACTGCTGAAAAAAATAAATTAATTAAACAGAAGAGAGATAAATTTGAGGACTGTTTTGTTAATATATTAAAGGAAGGAATAAAATCTGGGGAATTCGATCCTACTATAAACCCTAAGTTAATCGCGTTTTCAATATTGGGTATGTCAGGGTGGGGAATACATTGGTATCGTCAAGATGGAGAATTATCCATTGAGGAAATCGCAAAAATTCATCAAAATATGATTTTAAAAGGAATTAGTATATAG
- a CDS encoding LLM class flavin-dependent oxidoreductase has translation MEFGVMNLFPYKKGNSEKQIIDEAIEELTYAEELGFDSVWIAEHHFSEYGLIGNPLMLAAHLAAKTKKIRIGTAVTILPFYNPIRLAEDAALVDIMSGGRLDLGVGRGYQPSEFEGFKIDPNESRERFNETVEILTQAWTQGEVNFKGKHYHYENVKIHPKPNQQPHVPIHFASVSTKTFEIMAEEGRHILTSPNFTPMDIIKRNFDTYKNVLIKNGYNPTDYKFPLMQQVHVAPTSQDAKITAVQNSKQYYDLLATLLPGSGSKEAVDEYKFYEKVQESTANLTLEEIEKNGGCFGSTQEVIERIKYLEEEAGVNQFIGWFNFGQMGHKKTMETMELFAKEVIPAFKKTHSM, from the coding sequence ATGGAGTTTGGAGTTATGAATTTATTTCCTTATAAAAAAGGTAATAGTGAAAAGCAAATCATCGACGAAGCTATTGAAGAACTTACTTATGCTGAAGAATTGGGATTTGATTCTGTTTGGATAGCAGAACATCACTTTTCTGAATATGGGCTTATAGGTAACCCATTAATGCTCGCTGCACACTTGGCTGCTAAAACAAAAAAAATAAGAATTGGGACTGCTGTGACAATTTTACCCTTTTATAATCCTATCCGTTTAGCTGAAGATGCTGCTTTAGTGGATATTATGAGTGGAGGCCGTTTGGATTTAGGGGTTGGGCGCGGATATCAACCCTCCGAATTTGAGGGTTTTAAAATAGACCCGAATGAATCAAGGGAAAGATTTAATGAAACCGTTGAAATTTTAACACAAGCTTGGACACAAGGCGAAGTAAATTTTAAAGGAAAACATTATCATTATGAAAATGTTAAAATCCATCCTAAACCAAATCAGCAACCCCATGTACCAATACATTTCGCATCTGTTAGTACTAAGACTTTTGAAATTATGGCCGAAGAAGGAAGACATATTCTGACTTCTCCAAACTTTACGCCGATGGATATTATTAAAAGAAATTTTGACACGTATAAAAATGTTCTAATTAAAAACGGATATAATCCAACAGATTATAAATTTCCTTTGATGCAACAAGTCCATGTTGCACCTACGTCTCAAGATGCAAAAATTACAGCAGTACAAAATTCAAAACAATATTATGATTTATTAGCTACATTACTTCCTGGTTCTGGAAGTAAAGAAGCTGTAGATGAATACAAGTTTTATGAAAAGGTCCAGGAATCAACAGCTAATTTAACTTTAGAGGAAATCGAGAAAAATGGTGGATGCTTTGGTTCGACTCAAGAGGTTATTGAAAGAATAAAATATTTGGAGGAAGAAGCCGGTGTGAATCAGTTTATTGGATGGTTTAATTTTGGGCAAATGGGGCACAAGAAAACAATGGAAACCATGGAACTGTTTGCTAAAGAAGTGATACCAGCTTTTAAAAAAACCCATAGTATGTAA
- a CDS encoding flavin reductase family protein, translating into MLLQQSQDLFKNVMGNYPTGVTILTTINSIGKPVGLTVNSFASVSLNPQLILWSIDHKADSLESFTKGNYFAVHMLAGDQQELCNTFARKKIDRFKECHWTISENNLPIIEDVFAVLQCKKFKCIEAGDHTILVGEVIDIEVKDKEPALYHRRQFGPIPSEFYSVTQK; encoded by the coding sequence ATGTTGTTACAACAAAGCCAAGATTTATTTAAAAATGTCATGGGTAATTATCCCACTGGGGTAACGATTTTAACTACAATTAATAGCATTGGAAAGCCAGTGGGATTAACAGTAAATTCTTTTGCCTCAGTTTCTTTGAATCCGCAGTTAATATTATGGTCTATTGACCATAAAGCTGATTCTTTAGAATCCTTTACGAAAGGAAATTACTTTGCTGTTCATATGCTAGCTGGAGATCAGCAAGAATTATGTAACACATTCGCCAGAAAAAAAATTGATCGTTTTAAGGAATGTCATTGGACAATATCTGAGAATAATCTTCCAATAATTGAGGATGTATTTGCTGTTTTGCAATGTAAAAAGTTTAAATGTATTGAAGCTGGAGATCATACTATTTTAGTTGGTGAAGTTATAGATATTGAAGTAAAAGATAAGGAACCTGCGTTATATCATAGAAGACAATTTGGTCCTATACCATCGGAATTTTATTCTGTAACACAGAAATAA
- a CDS encoding competence protein ComK, with amino-acid sequence MRIHGEYIMTSDTMALVPHLNQYGELWSFGMELNRTILIRKNPKTILNDSCKFFGSSYEGRVDGTKAIMNRGKMYPIAICVPLDMYMFPLVSPNNYTCVWLSYVHIRDIDAYQTHHAKITFMNEQQLIVTKSKKLVESKKFRTGELRHQLKVRSNFDVVAESPLIYQLPQIETDLWNLVLDEKKGTYEVYRR; translated from the coding sequence GTGAGAATCCATGGTGAATATATCATGACATCAGATACGATGGCGCTTGTACCACATTTAAATCAATACGGCGAACTTTGGTCGTTTGGGATGGAATTGAATCGAACGATATTGATAAGAAAAAATCCGAAAACAATACTAAATGACAGCTGCAAATTTTTTGGTTCGAGTTATGAAGGAAGAGTGGATGGAACAAAAGCTATTATGAATAGAGGTAAAATGTATCCAATTGCGATTTGTGTACCGCTTGATATGTACATGTTTCCCCTTGTGTCGCCTAATAATTACACCTGTGTATGGTTATCTTACGTACATATCCGAGATATTGACGCATATCAAACTCATCATGCAAAAATCACGTTTATGAATGAACAACAATTAATTGTTACTAAAAGTAAAAAGTTAGTCGAATCGAAAAAATTCCGTACTGGGGAATTGCGTCATCAGTTGAAGGTACGATCAAATTTCGATGTCGTTGCTGAATCACCATTAATTTATCAACTGCCGCAAATTGAAACCGATTTATGGAATTTAGTTCTTGATGAAAAGAAGGGAACGTATGAAGTTTACAGAAGATAA
- a CDS encoding YndM family protein: MDHVKALIMKFIMCTAVLWIVLGLLYGADFGEILTISVILTLASYAIGDLLILRSFNNIVATIADFGLSFIMIWLIGFAIIDEPMPIVTAALLSALIIAVGEWFFHQYMKNQVFDDENKDDRTIRNNDTITTEFADEPDVHGIDRENMGVSPSNNENKKNE, from the coding sequence ATGGATCATGTAAAAGCACTAATCATGAAATTTATTATGTGTACTGCGGTATTATGGATTGTACTCGGCTTATTATATGGTGCTGACTTTGGAGAAATTTTAACGATTTCAGTCATTCTAACGCTAGCCTCTTATGCGATTGGCGATTTGCTGATTTTACGCTCATTCAATAACATAGTTGCAACAATCGCAGACTTTGGACTTTCTTTCATTATGATCTGGCTCATTGGCTTCGCTATCATTGACGAACCAATGCCGATTGTGACTGCCGCTCTCCTGTCAGCACTTATCATTGCTGTCGGAGAATGGTTCTTCCATCAGTACATGAAAAATCAGGTTTTCGATGATGAAAATAAAGACGATCGAACGATAAGAAATAATGATACTATAACTACGGAATTTGCGGATGAACCTGATGTGCATGGGATTGATCGAGAAAATATGGGAGTAAGTCCATCTAATAACGAAAACAAGAAAAATGAATAG